A window of the candidate division KSB1 bacterium genome harbors these coding sequences:
- a CDS encoding glycosyltransferase family 2 protein, translating into MGRSLGDRNRMYVLITAARNEEHFIERAIVSVARQSLLPARWVIVDNGSTDRTREVVARNARRYSFLRLISLAPSGSGFAQKVCAIEAGYEELRALPFDFVGVLDADITLEPTYYERLLAFFRSEPRLGIAGGVILEADKGVFRPRYGNSPDYVAGAIQMFRRACYEAIGGYLPLPHAHEDTVASEMARMHGWEVRSFPELQAWHHRRSSTGQGRLLAARFHQGEADYAVGYHPLFELVKFVRRLGESPLLAGSTVRLSGYLWAAARHRRRPVDGRFVSHLRNRQMARLYAFLRRKAQYA; encoded by the coding sequence ATGGGCAGGTCCTTGGGAGACAGAAACCGCATGTATGTGCTGATCACCGCGGCGCGCAACGAAGAGCATTTCATCGAGCGCGCCATCGTCAGTGTCGCCCGGCAGAGCCTTCTTCCGGCGCGCTGGGTGATTGTGGACAACGGCTCCACAGACCGCACGCGAGAGGTGGTGGCGAGAAATGCGCGGCGGTATTCGTTCCTCCGCCTGATCAGCCTCGCGCCCTCAGGAAGCGGGTTCGCGCAGAAGGTTTGCGCCATCGAAGCAGGCTACGAGGAGCTGCGGGCGCTGCCGTTCGACTTTGTCGGCGTACTCGACGCGGACATCACGCTGGAGCCAACCTATTACGAACGCCTTTTGGCGTTCTTCCGAAGTGAGCCGCGATTGGGCATTGCCGGGGGCGTTATCTTGGAAGCGGACAAAGGAGTGTTTCGGCCTCGCTACGGCAACAGTCCCGATTACGTGGCGGGGGCCATCCAGATGTTTCGCCGTGCATGCTACGAGGCCATCGGCGGCTACCTGCCACTGCCGCACGCACATGAGGACACCGTTGCCAGCGAGATGGCTCGGATGCATGGGTGGGAGGTCAGGTCGTTTCCAGAACTGCAGGCCTGGCACCACCGGCGCTCCAGCACGGGACAGGGCCGACTGCTTGCGGCGCGCTTCCATCAAGGTGAAGCCGACTATGCCGTGGGGTACCACCCGTTGTTCGAGCTGGTGAAATTCGTGCGCCGCCTTGGCGAGTCCCCGCTGTTGGCAGGGAGCACCGTACGCCTGAGTGGCTATCTCTGGGCAGCAGCTCGCCACAGACGCCGCCCGGTCGATGGGCGCTTTGTGAGCCACCTCCGCAACCGGCAGATGGCGCGGCTCTATGCTTTCTTGCGAAGAAAGGCACAGTATGCTTAA
- a CDS encoding class I SAM-dependent methyltransferase — translation MRLMRRLQLLPVGSLVKTGRVDHADWNYRPLLGFVQRQRFKLCRRLMAPLPSGRVLEIGYGSGAFMPELHSHSTSLFGADVHPFASAVAAVLREHEVEAHLAQASAERLPFRDASFDLLVTISALEFVPDLVGACQELRRVLKPSGALVVVTPGASPAIDFGFKLLTGEDPEADFGDARQRVRQTLLRYFAIDKELRFPPLVGRCLCLYRALRLRPVVTSCTAGQSDPAAKAAPPVLACSSADPDNDSLP, via the coding sequence ATGAGGCTTATGAGGAGGCTCCAGCTTCTCCCGGTCGGTTCACTGGTAAAGACCGGGAGAGTGGACCATGCAGATTGGAACTACCGTCCTCTGCTCGGCTTTGTGCAGCGGCAGAGGTTCAAGCTGTGCCGTCGCCTGATGGCTCCGTTGCCCTCCGGCCGCGTGCTGGAAATCGGCTACGGCAGTGGCGCGTTCATGCCCGAATTGCATTCCCACAGCACTTCGCTGTTTGGGGCAGACGTGCACCCGTTTGCCAGCGCCGTCGCGGCCGTGTTGCGGGAGCACGAGGTGGAAGCGCATCTGGCGCAGGCCAGCGCGGAGAGGCTGCCGTTCAGGGATGCCTCCTTTGACCTGCTGGTGACCATAAGTGCCTTGGAGTTCGTGCCCGACCTGGTCGGTGCTTGCCAGGAGTTGCGCAGAGTTCTGAAGCCTTCTGGCGCACTGGTGGTGGTGACCCCCGGTGCTTCGCCGGCCATCGACTTTGGCTTCAAGCTCCTCACCGGCGAGGATCCGGAGGCAGATTTCGGCGATGCCCGGCAGCGCGTGCGCCAGACCCTGCTGAGGTACTTCGCGATTGACAAGGAACTGCGCTTCCCACCACTGGTTGGCCGCTGCCTATGCCTGTACCGCGCCCTTCGCCTGCGCCCCGTGGTTACCTCTTGTACCGCGGGGCAGAGCGACCCGGCGGCAAAGGCGGCGCCTCCTGTGCTCGCCTGTTCTTCGGCCGACCCTGACAACGATTCGTTGCCTTGA
- a CDS encoding glycosyltransferase family 39 protein, whose amino-acid sequence MNRPRPTTSAGWVCVLLFGVAIWLRSIDLWRPMDGTVREPWRECDIAAVARNFYAEGMNIFYPRIDWRGDGPGFAEMEFPALSWAIALLYKTFGLHEQLGRIIPFLFSIGTLWIFFLLAKRLLAGRASLLALAFFVLSPLAIRVSNSLQPESMMLFFLIAAVYAFIRWLEEGSWQWYWLAAGTTACALLAKVNSAHIGLLFAALLLMRQGLGSLRNWRVWVLALLAVLPAALWYLHAHHLWLTYHNSLGLSNEYHWIGWDFFTNPRFVVGIVKIELLFVWMPLGWLAWAYAILRGRRQGTSVAVLWMLSVLAYYVATCRTTSEEWAIYYHVASVPPAALLFGLGADMAIGKAGARGVAGLVLAGATALMVVMARLALGSPPTIPTAIATATIGGVAATALAASTGRGTAEGRMRARRLGQLAVVFSVASSFLFSGFRIAKDIHPSHMRTVYECAREVEPSIPPGDLIVASGGHNADEDGLPLAINAPYLFYWLGHKGFNIAIEEQSVAALESLASRGARFFVAERDALAEKAGFEAEMRAHFPLVAENRALEVFALAGDSSQIYRWLSSASSSPPVEEAPR is encoded by the coding sequence ATGAACAGACCACGGCCTACCACTTCGGCAGGATGGGTCTGCGTGCTCCTCTTTGGGGTGGCCATCTGGCTGAGGAGCATTGACCTTTGGCGCCCGATGGACGGAACAGTGCGCGAGCCCTGGCGGGAATGTGATATCGCCGCGGTAGCGCGTAACTTTTATGCGGAGGGGATGAACATCTTCTACCCGCGCATTGACTGGCGCGGCGACGGGCCGGGCTTTGCAGAGATGGAATTCCCCGCGCTCTCCTGGGCCATAGCTCTGCTTTACAAGACTTTCGGGTTGCACGAGCAGCTCGGGAGAATCATTCCTTTCTTGTTTTCCATCGGGACGCTGTGGATTTTCTTCCTCCTTGCGAAGAGACTCCTTGCAGGACGTGCCTCCCTGTTGGCTCTGGCGTTTTTCGTGTTGAGTCCTCTGGCTATCCGCGTGTCCAATTCCCTGCAGCCGGAGTCCATGATGCTTTTCTTCCTCATCGCTGCGGTGTACGCGTTCATCCGTTGGCTGGAGGAGGGGAGTTGGCAGTGGTACTGGCTTGCCGCAGGTACCACTGCGTGCGCACTTTTGGCCAAGGTCAATAGCGCGCACATCGGGCTGCTGTTTGCGGCGCTTCTGCTCATGCGCCAGGGGCTCGGCAGTCTCCGCAACTGGCGAGTTTGGGTGTTGGCCTTGCTTGCGGTACTTCCTGCAGCCCTCTGGTACCTGCATGCGCACCATTTGTGGCTCACGTACCACAACTCCTTGGGGCTTTCCAACGAGTACCATTGGATTGGCTGGGACTTTTTCACCAACCCGCGGTTCGTGGTGGGCATTGTCAAAATCGAACTGCTGTTCGTCTGGATGCCTCTCGGCTGGCTGGCCTGGGCCTATGCCATCCTGCGCGGACGCCGGCAAGGCACGAGTGTCGCCGTTTTGTGGATGCTTTCCGTCCTGGCGTACTACGTGGCCACTTGTAGGACGACCAGCGAGGAGTGGGCCATCTACTACCATGTCGCCAGCGTGCCGCCCGCGGCCCTGCTCTTTGGGCTCGGCGCCGACATGGCCATCGGCAAGGCCGGGGCCAGAGGAGTGGCAGGGCTCGTTCTGGCTGGCGCCACGGCTCTGATGGTCGTGATGGCGCGGCTGGCTCTTGGCTCTCCTCCGACGATTCCCACTGCCATCGCCACCGCCACGATTGGCGGCGTAGCAGCTACCGCACTCGCTGCCAGCACAGGCAGGGGTACGGCGGAAGGTCGAATGCGGGCGCGCCGCCTGGGCCAACTGGCGGTTGTGTTTTCTGTAGCCTCGTCTTTCCTATTTTCTGGGTTCCGTATTGCCAAGGACATCCATCCTTCGCACATGCGGACCGTCTACGAGTGCGCCCGGGAGGTTGAGCCGTCTATCCCTCCTGGCGATCTGATTGTGGCCTCTGGTGGCCACAACGCCGACGAAGACGGTCTACCTTTGGCGATCAATGCCCCGTACCTTTTCTACTGGCTTGGCCACAAAGGATTCAATATCGCTATCGAAGAGCAGTCGGTTGCTGCCTTGGAAAGCCTCGCATCCCGAGGAGCGCGCTTTTTTGTTGCGGAGCGGGACGCCCTTGCGGAGAAGGCCGGGTTCGAAGCAGAAATGCGAGCGCATTTCCCCCTTGTAGCGGAGAACCGTGCCTTGGAGGTGTTTGCCCTTGCAGGTGACAGCAGCCAGATCTACAGGTGGCTTTCTTCGGCAAGTTCCTCGCCCCCAGTGGAGGAGGCCCCGCGATGA
- a CDS encoding DUF3473 domain-containing protein, translated as MTIGNRRHIVTVLLHDYYHRCVFSNVIGSRQWHRLASRLEQNVEKVRKLFSEYDVKATFFTLGWVAQQRPELIARLVEDGHEIASAGFLPQDVRRLTPEAFREDLMRARQALQAAGAGPVLGYRCPLGWLSPTDRWVLDVLIEEGCRYDASMRPSLWTLQEARSLRRLHLYENAQGRLWELPPPTARVLGFNIPIAGGNYLRQLPRWFTLRGFQQWTFESDDPFVLYFHPWELDEDLPRINNIGFLAHLRQYRNLDRMAEQVQMLLRNAQFMSVSQYLRLEPASSAEKEAPARAEPVQQAFPVTIARPKGEEITLIVPCYNEKSSLSYLAHALSDLERAAQGKYRFRYVFVDDASGDGTADELARMFGDRQHCRILRHQRNQGVAAAIQTGVQAASTDVVCSIDADCTYDPLDLLHMIPLLTDGVDVVVASPYHRQGAVFNVPRWRLLLSKHLSKGYHLVFHNKLATYSSCCRVYRRKAVEQLQLGHGNFIGIVELLARVDRAGGKIVEFPTVLHSRLLGHSKMKVLRTICGHLGLLTALALQRLPLRFPGRRASKAVAGSAPGSDAALQARVRPRIVGTVLPG; from the coding sequence ATGACCATAGGAAACCGTCGCCACATCGTCACCGTACTGCTCCACGACTACTATCATCGCTGTGTGTTCAGCAACGTGATAGGCAGCCGACAGTGGCACCGCCTCGCTTCGCGTCTGGAGCAGAATGTGGAGAAGGTGCGGAAGTTGTTTTCCGAGTACGATGTGAAGGCCACTTTCTTCACCTTGGGATGGGTCGCCCAGCAGAGGCCAGAGTTGATTGCCCGCCTGGTGGAGGATGGGCACGAAATCGCCAGCGCTGGTTTCCTGCCACAGGATGTGCGGCGCCTCACACCGGAAGCTTTTCGCGAGGATCTCATGCGAGCCCGGCAGGCATTGCAGGCTGCCGGTGCGGGGCCGGTCTTAGGGTATCGCTGTCCTTTGGGCTGGCTCTCTCCCACAGACCGGTGGGTGCTGGACGTGCTCATCGAAGAAGGATGCCGTTACGACGCGAGCATGCGTCCCAGCCTGTGGACACTTCAAGAGGCGAGGAGTCTCCGCCGCCTGCACCTGTACGAGAACGCCCAGGGGCGGCTCTGGGAGCTGCCGCCCCCCACCGCGAGGGTGCTGGGCTTCAACATTCCCATTGCCGGAGGGAACTACCTCCGCCAGTTGCCACGTTGGTTCACCCTGCGGGGTTTCCAGCAATGGACGTTCGAGAGCGATGACCCCTTTGTGCTCTACTTCCACCCGTGGGAGCTGGACGAAGACCTTCCCCGCATCAACAACATCGGATTTCTTGCCCATCTCAGGCAGTACCGAAACCTGGACCGGATGGCCGAGCAGGTGCAGATGCTGCTGCGCAATGCTCAATTTATGAGCGTGAGTCAGTATTTAAGGCTGGAGCCGGCGTCATCCGCGGAGAAGGAGGCTCCTGCCCGTGCAGAGCCAGTTCAGCAGGCTTTCCCCGTGACTATAGCTCGGCCGAAAGGCGAGGAGATCACACTCATTGTTCCGTGCTACAACGAGAAGAGCTCCCTTTCGTACTTAGCTCATGCGCTTTCCGATCTGGAACGCGCGGCCCAGGGAAAGTATCGGTTCCGATATGTCTTTGTGGATGACGCCAGTGGCGACGGAACTGCCGACGAGCTTGCCCGGATGTTCGGCGATCGCCAGCATTGCCGCATCCTGCGTCACCAGCGCAACCAGGGGGTGGCAGCAGCCATTCAGACGGGCGTGCAGGCGGCCTCCACCGATGTGGTCTGTTCCATCGACGCCGACTGCACCTATGACCCGCTGGACCTTCTGCATATGATTCCTCTGCTGACGGACGGGGTCGATGTAGTGGTCGCCTCACCCTACCATCGCCAAGGGGCGGTGTTCAATGTGCCACGCTGGAGGCTCTTGCTGTCCAAGCATCTGTCCAAAGGCTACCATCTGGTCTTCCACAACAAGTTGGCCACTTACTCGAGTTGCTGTCGCGTCTACCGCCGCAAGGCCGTGGAGCAACTCCAGCTCGGCCACGGCAACTTCATCGGCATTGTCGAGTTGTTGGCGAGAGTGGACCGCGCCGGGGGAAAGATCGTGGAGTTCCCGACCGTGTTGCACAGCCGTTTGCTTGGCCACTCGAAGATGAAGGTGCTGCGCACCATCTGCGGACATCTGGGCCTCCTCACGGCTTTGGCTCTCCAGAGACTGCCGCTTCGCTTCCCGGGAAGAAGGGCATCGAAAGCAGTGGCAGGGTCTGCCCCGGGGAGTGATGCGGCGCTCCAGGCACGGGTGCGACCTCGCATAGTCGGAACGGTGCTGCCGGGATGA
- a CDS encoding GNAT family N-acetyltransferase yields the protein MTNQRKLEGGFSSAVTRLSQREWDTLAGGLADLTVYQTWAYGAVRWGEKNLAHFLLHRSGQIVSAAQARLLSVPLLGLGVAYVRYGPLFRRNGVDERLDAFRQAVRGLRNEFVCERGLTLRLNLNLAAVDEPDHYLAVLEEEGYHRARLVPPLRTLFLDLSPPLEELRSNLLQRWRNQLNQSERRFAVEVSSGTGSELFEEFTKVYREMLGSKEFAVFTDVDEFAAMQQALPPAQKQLVVLGRVGGQTVAGTVLSVTGDKAIMLLAASNQQGRAVRAAYAVQWHALALLKERGCRWYDLGGIDPVTNPGGYHFKLGLAGKRGVDATYVGQYECSPDVVRAVAVGSVQALVSGYRRMQLMLSGVRSRRALSRETRAADECLAQSAQNKGMSEVEAKA from the coding sequence ATGACAAACCAGCGAAAACTGGAGGGGGGATTCTCTTCAGCTGTGACCAGGCTCTCGCAGCGGGAATGGGACACGTTGGCGGGAGGCCTTGCCGACCTCACCGTCTATCAGACATGGGCCTATGGCGCGGTGCGTTGGGGAGAAAAGAACCTGGCCCACTTTCTCCTCCACCGGTCCGGCCAAATCGTTTCTGCTGCACAGGCGCGCCTACTCAGCGTACCACTCCTTGGGTTGGGCGTGGCGTATGTGCGCTATGGCCCCCTGTTTCGGCGCAACGGAGTCGATGAACGCCTCGACGCGTTTCGTCAGGCAGTGCGCGGGCTGCGCAACGAGTTCGTGTGCGAGCGCGGGCTGACCCTGCGCCTGAACCTGAATCTTGCTGCGGTCGACGAGCCGGATCACTACCTGGCTGTCTTAGAAGAAGAAGGTTATCATCGGGCTCGCCTGGTGCCGCCTCTGCGCACGCTGTTCCTTGATCTTTCGCCGCCTCTTGAAGAACTGCGGAGCAACCTGCTGCAGCGATGGCGCAATCAACTCAATCAATCTGAGAGACGCTTTGCGGTGGAGGTGAGCAGCGGCACCGGCTCGGAGCTCTTTGAGGAGTTCACGAAAGTGTATCGCGAGATGCTTGGGAGCAAGGAATTCGCGGTCTTCACCGATGTCGACGAGTTTGCTGCCATGCAGCAGGCGTTACCACCCGCGCAGAAGCAGCTCGTCGTTCTGGGCCGCGTGGGAGGGCAAACGGTGGCCGGCACCGTACTTTCGGTAACCGGGGACAAGGCAATCATGCTCCTTGCCGCCAGCAACCAACAGGGCAGGGCAGTGCGGGCCGCCTATGCCGTCCAATGGCATGCGCTCGCGCTGCTGAAAGAGCGGGGGTGCCGCTGGTACGACCTTGGCGGCATAGATCCGGTGACAAATCCTGGTGGATACCATTTCAAGCTCGGCTTGGCTGGCAAACGCGGCGTGGATGCAACTTATGTGGGCCAGTACGAATGCAGTCCAGACGTGGTGCGCGCTGTGGCCGTGGGTTCAGTCCAGGCCCTGGTCAGCGGCTACCGTCGTATGCAACTGATGCTGAGCGGCGTTCGTTCCCGGCGCGCCCTTTCCCGCGAAACGCGCGCTGCAGACGAATGCCTCGCCCAATCTGCTCAGAACAAGGGGATGTCGGAAGTTGAAGCAAAGGCGTAG
- a CDS encoding GDP-mannose 4,6-dehydratase, translated as MKIAVTGCAGFLGSHLVDALLEGQHRVVGIDNLSMGRMENIEHQLGNPRFAFYPEDVRRRMALRGYCKGAEVIVHLAAFKIPRYGKSIDTLLINSQGTHSVLEVAREIGAKVILASTSDVYGKNAALPFHEESDSVFGSSKVARWGYAVSKLFDEHLAFAYQEEYGIPVVVLRIFGSYGPRHHLSWWGGPQAVFISQILKGEPVTIHGDGMQTRTFAYVSDIVDGMLQAILRDQANGEIFNLGGQEEIAIIELARLIHRLCGVGRSLAVNFVPYSSFNGRPYEDVMRRVPDVSRAEKMLGYRPKVALEEGLRRTIAWQREVLHLPAASLSVPARLMRGLNAIA; from the coding sequence ATGAAGATCGCAGTGACCGGATGCGCCGGGTTCTTAGGCTCCCACCTCGTCGACGCTCTGTTGGAGGGGCAACATCGCGTGGTGGGCATCGACAATCTGTCCATGGGCCGCATGGAGAACATCGAGCACCAGCTCGGCAATCCACGCTTTGCCTTCTACCCCGAGGATGTGCGCCGCCGTATGGCGCTGCGCGGCTACTGCAAGGGGGCAGAGGTCATTGTCCATCTGGCTGCCTTCAAGATCCCGCGCTATGGCAAGAGCATCGACACCCTGCTCATCAACAGCCAGGGTACGCATTCCGTGCTGGAGGTGGCACGCGAGATCGGCGCTAAGGTAATCCTCGCCTCTACCTCAGACGTGTACGGCAAGAACGCCGCTCTTCCTTTTCACGAAGAGAGCGATAGCGTGTTCGGCAGCAGCAAGGTGGCCAGGTGGGGCTATGCCGTATCCAAGCTCTTTGACGAACATCTCGCCTTTGCCTATCAGGAGGAATACGGCATTCCCGTGGTGGTTCTGCGCATCTTTGGCTCTTATGGTCCCCGGCATCATTTGTCGTGGTGGGGCGGTCCGCAGGCGGTTTTCATCAGCCAGATTCTGAAGGGGGAGCCGGTGACCATCCATGGCGACGGTATGCAGACGCGAACCTTTGCCTACGTTTCCGACATAGTCGATGGCATGCTCCAGGCGATTCTTCGTGACCAGGCAAACGGCGAAATCTTCAACCTTGGCGGGCAGGAGGAAATCGCCATCATCGAGCTGGCACGCCTGATTCACCGCCTCTGCGGCGTGGGCAGGTCCTTGGCGGTCAACTTCGTTCCCTATTCGTCCTTCAACGGCAGGCCTTACGAAGATGTCATGCGGCGCGTGCCCGACGTCAGTAGGGCGGAAAAGATGCTCGGCTACAGACCCAAGGTTGCTTTGGAAGAAGGCCTGCGCCGCACAATTGCCTGGCAGCGGGAAGTCCTGCATCTGCCTGCGGCAAGTCTTTCCGTACCGGCGCGCCTCATGCGCGGCCTGAACGCCATTGCGTAG
- a CDS encoding polysaccharide deacetylase family protein, producing MLKRLFRVLVSSAVLAVDLLRDAAGRLVGVTRQAGCVVLYYHDVPETRAAAFARQMDMALRWAEPVPPAATTKLPHGRRCFAVTFDDALAEIQHTALPVLRARGIPTAVFVPTSFVGRVAGWDMVKGCGEQGQRVMSFAELRALDEELVLLGSHTLRHPCLSTLPQEELERELRESRRVLEEQTGRPVTLLSFPHGDYDARVLAAAKEAGYTRCFSISPDCRPQDESSFVVGRVKADPRDWPIEFFLKVRGCYRWLGAASRAKAYVCAKKVNGKVVAPRKSVAAAAKRGSPRRRLSRCAAAVE from the coding sequence ATGCTTAAGCGATTGTTCCGGGTGTTGGTCAGCAGTGCCGTGTTGGCTGTCGACTTGCTGCGCGATGCTGCCGGGAGGCTCGTTGGCGTAACTCGGCAGGCGGGCTGTGTGGTGCTGTACTACCACGACGTGCCGGAGACACGGGCCGCGGCCTTTGCCCGGCAGATGGACATGGCTCTGCGCTGGGCCGAGCCGGTGCCGCCGGCGGCGACAACAAAGCTCCCTCATGGCCGGCGCTGCTTTGCGGTCACCTTTGACGACGCCTTGGCCGAAATCCAGCACACGGCCTTGCCTGTGCTGCGGGCGCGGGGCATTCCAACGGCGGTGTTTGTGCCCACCTCGTTTGTCGGGCGTGTTGCCGGCTGGGACATGGTCAAGGGTTGCGGTGAACAGGGTCAGCGGGTGATGAGCTTTGCCGAGCTGCGGGCTCTGGACGAGGAGTTGGTGCTCCTGGGCTCCCACACCTTGCGCCATCCCTGTTTGTCCACTTTGCCGCAGGAGGAACTGGAGAGAGAGCTGAGGGAGTCGCGGCGGGTGCTCGAGGAACAGACAGGTCGGCCGGTGACCCTGCTGAGCTTCCCCCATGGTGACTATGACGCACGTGTGCTTGCCGCCGCCAAAGAGGCTGGCTACACGCGCTGTTTCTCCATCTCCCCGGACTGTCGGCCGCAAGATGAAAGCAGCTTCGTCGTCGGCAGGGTCAAGGCAGACCCCCGCGATTGGCCGATAGAGTTCTTCCTCAAGGTGCGGGGATGTTACCGCTGGCTGGGGGCAGCCTCGCGCGCCAAGGCATATGTCTGCGCCAAGAAGGTGAACGGCAAGGTGGTGGCGCCACGCAAGAGCGTAGCTGCTGCGGCGAAGAGAGGGTCGCCTCGCCGCCGCCTCTCTCGCTGTGCTGCTGCCGTCGAATGA
- a CDS encoding NAD(P)/FAD-dependent oxidoreductase, which yields MRQQVAIVGGGMLGMTLAYRLAGAGAEVTLFEAANELGGLVGSCRIGHVSWDRYYHVVLPSDSRLQALLGELGLSGQLVWKQTRTGLLIDGKLYSVSNVREFVSLPVLSLLDKLRLGANILYASRTRNWQRLERLPAVEWLRTWCGERTCAHFWVPLLRAKLGEEYRAASAAFIWATMARLYSARRTGAKREELGYVHGGYATVVEAMVRALHERGVKVKYGHRLHRVELEAAGDCLLRFDNGATHRTAKVVLTSPNPAIVQTCRWLPAPEAKRLGGATYMGIVCLALLLRKPLAGFYVTNIADGGFPFTGIIEMSSLVDPRTFGGHSLVYLPKYVRADDPLLLAPAEEILHSFVEALCRVYPALSLEDVVGWSVNREQHVFALPTLRYSESAPPMCTVAPGVFIVNSAQIVNTTLNVNEAVRQAEEAAQLLMDEA from the coding sequence ATGCGACAGCAGGTTGCCATTGTCGGCGGTGGGATGCTCGGTATGACCTTGGCCTATCGTCTGGCCGGGGCAGGGGCGGAGGTCACCCTGTTTGAGGCGGCCAACGAGCTGGGCGGTTTGGTGGGGAGCTGCCGCATTGGCCATGTGTCGTGGGACCGCTACTACCACGTGGTTCTGCCCTCTGACAGCCGCTTGCAGGCCCTCCTCGGCGAGTTGGGGCTGTCCGGCCAGCTCGTGTGGAAGCAGACCCGCACTGGCCTGCTCATTGACGGGAAGCTGTATTCGGTCTCCAACGTGCGGGAGTTCGTCTCGCTGCCGGTTTTGTCGCTCCTGGACAAGCTGCGCTTGGGTGCCAACATTCTCTACGCTTCGAGGACGCGCAACTGGCAGCGCTTGGAGCGACTGCCTGCGGTCGAGTGGCTGCGCACCTGGTGCGGCGAACGGACCTGCGCACACTTCTGGGTGCCACTCTTGCGCGCGAAACTGGGTGAGGAATATCGGGCGGCTTCGGCCGCGTTCATCTGGGCGACCATGGCAAGGCTGTACAGCGCGCGGCGCACCGGGGCCAAAAGGGAAGAGCTCGGCTACGTGCACGGGGGGTACGCGACCGTGGTAGAGGCCATGGTGCGTGCCTTGCATGAACGCGGCGTGAAAGTGAAATATGGCCATCGTCTGCATCGCGTCGAGCTCGAAGCGGCAGGCGATTGCCTCCTCAGGTTCGACAACGGGGCAACACACCGCACCGCGAAGGTAGTGCTGACCAGTCCGAATCCAGCTATTGTCCAAACCTGTCGCTGGCTCCCTGCCCCGGAGGCTAAACGACTGGGCGGAGCCACTTACATGGGAATCGTATGCTTGGCCTTGCTGTTGCGCAAACCCCTGGCGGGTTTCTACGTCACGAACATCGCCGACGGCGGGTTCCCCTTCACCGGGATCATCGAAATGTCGTCACTGGTTGATCCGCGCACTTTTGGCGGCCACTCTCTGGTGTATTTGCCCAAGTACGTGCGCGCAGATGACCCCCTGCTCTTGGCGCCTGCGGAAGAGATTCTGCACTCCTTCGTGGAGGCGCTTTGCCGCGTCTATCCGGCGCTGAGCCTGGAAGACGTGGTCGGCTGGAGCGTGAACAGGGAGCAGCACGTGTTTGCTCTTCCCACGCTCCGCTACTCGGAGAGTGCGCCTCCGATGTGTACCGTGGCGCCTGGTGTGTTCATAGTGAATTCCGCGCAGATTGTCAACACTACCCTAAACGTGAACGAAGCGGTGCGCCAAGCTGAAGAGGCCGCGCAACTTCTAATGGACGAGGCTTAG
- a CDS encoding polysaccharide deacetylase family protein: MTAVDNSGQRPLAAISLDLDDKWSYMRTRGDARWKELPSYLDVAVPRILDFLRAKGLPITFFIVGVDAARAQNGDLLRGIVQEGHELGNHSYHHEPWLQRYPREAITQEVLRAHEELLRVTGAAPEGFRGPGFSWSAALIEVLAKAGYLYDASSLPTVLAPLARLYFLSKSTLQKEERQLRDGLFGSFRDGLRPVEAHYLGLNGHRLMEIPVTTIPGLRIPFHLSYLMYLARRSRPLMRTYLELALSLCRTTATRPSFLLHPLDFLDKGDAPELAFFPAMEMPWQDKIEVAGEALDRLAARFELLPMGTFARSIARSGTLPVVRMANGGHAQ, translated from the coding sequence ATGACAGCTGTCGACAACAGTGGGCAGAGGCCGCTTGCGGCCATATCCTTAGACCTCGACGACAAGTGGTCCTACATGCGCACCCGCGGCGACGCGCGGTGGAAGGAGTTGCCCTCCTATTTGGACGTGGCCGTGCCGCGCATCCTCGATTTCTTGCGGGCCAAAGGCCTGCCCATCACCTTCTTCATTGTGGGCGTCGATGCGGCGCGGGCCCAAAATGGCGACCTGCTCAGGGGGATTGTCCAGGAGGGACACGAGCTCGGCAATCACTCCTACCACCACGAGCCGTGGTTGCAGCGCTATCCGCGCGAGGCAATCACGCAGGAGGTGCTGAGGGCCCACGAGGAACTGCTCCGGGTCACTGGTGCGGCGCCGGAGGGCTTCCGGGGCCCGGGTTTCAGCTGGAGTGCTGCGCTCATCGAGGTCTTGGCAAAGGCAGGCTACCTCTACGATGCCTCCTCTCTGCCCACGGTGCTGGCACCCCTGGCGCGGCTCTATTTCTTGAGCAAGAGCACCTTGCAGAAGGAGGAACGCCAACTCCGAGACGGTCTTTTCGGCTCCTTTCGGGACGGTCTGCGGCCCGTCGAGGCGCACTACCTTGGCCTAAATGGGCACCGGCTGATGGAGATCCCCGTGACGACGATACCGGGGTTGAGGATTCCGTTTCATCTTAGCTATCTCATGTACTTGGCTCGAAGGTCCCGGCCGCTCATGCGCACCTACCTAGAACTTGCGCTGAGCCTGTGCCGCACCACCGCCACGCGGCCGAGCTTTCTCCTGCACCCGCTCGACTTTCTCGACAAGGGCGACGCCCCAGAGTTGGCATTCTTTCCGGCCATGGAGATGCCGTGGCAGGACAAGATTGAGGTCGCAGGGGAGGCACTTGACCGTCTGGCGGCTCGTTTTGAGCTGCTCCCCATGGGCACGTTTGCCCGTTCCATCGCCAGGAGTGGGACGTTGCCCGTAGTGCGGATGGCAAACGGAGGTCACGCGCAATGA